A single genomic interval of Agarivorans aestuarii harbors:
- a CDS encoding phosphoenolpyruvate carboxylase, with protein MNQHLQQAGLKLFKLLARHGESLMHAYVNGKLDESKLDSKQIDALLKAGVIWRPSADEGLHLSSNLRSLLEEALSDTRNRQIDSNVGSRLETIRTLAAHYKEALHIGDLAAADVYLSDLSEHSYSLTESLRHSSRVLWSRINNEFGYVPSLSAKIRENELAQQQVSELLNSLALLNFDTLSQIAGDIRELRRILVLNLSQAVYDCTQELAVVQTRLLTLLGRFRELRGKSRLLKGLQLFHAQHPDFSPKDPTQQLDVASLFNQAPALLSKASVDIHNSEHEHDLLLSLSQLKLQRHTKVSETDTEHAVSLEGAEEFALQEQKIKQDVENYLLGVIESAAGQTALEYYQEQHLEWDAEAWLYQVWGSYHALPEEQRDYFALDPIEDPHPIFSGNRIVRDLQVWLR; from the coding sequence GTGAACCAACATTTGCAACAAGCTGGCTTAAAGCTATTTAAGCTGCTTGCGCGTCATGGCGAAAGCCTGATGCATGCTTACGTTAACGGCAAGCTAGATGAAAGTAAGCTAGACAGTAAACAGATTGATGCTTTACTCAAAGCTGGCGTTATTTGGCGTCCATCAGCCGACGAAGGTTTGCATTTAAGTTCTAACCTGCGCTCATTATTGGAAGAAGCCTTAAGTGATACAAGAAATCGGCAAATTGATTCTAATGTTGGCTCGCGCTTAGAAACTATTAGAACCTTGGCAGCACACTACAAAGAAGCCTTACATATTGGCGATTTAGCCGCTGCCGACGTTTACCTCAGCGATTTAAGCGAACACAGCTACAGCCTCACCGAAAGCCTGCGCCATAGCTCGCGGGTATTGTGGAGCCGAATCAACAATGAGTTTGGTTATGTGCCCAGCTTAAGCGCCAAAATTCGTGAAAATGAACTAGCTCAGCAGCAAGTAAGCGAACTGCTCAATAGCCTTGCCTTATTAAACTTTGATACTTTGAGCCAAATAGCTGGCGATATTCGCGAGCTTCGCCGGATCTTGGTGTTGAACCTAAGCCAAGCGGTTTACGACTGCACCCAAGAGCTAGCAGTTGTGCAAACACGCCTACTCACCTTACTCGGCCGTTTTCGCGAGTTACGTGGTAAGTCTCGCCTGCTTAAAGGTTTGCAGCTATTTCATGCTCAGCATCCCGACTTCAGCCCGAAAGACCCAACGCAACAACTCGATGTAGCAAGCTTATTTAACCAAGCACCTGCACTGCTATCCAAGGCCAGTGTTGATATTCACAATAGCGAACATGAACACGACTTATTGCTATCGCTTAGCCAGCTCAAATTGCAACGTCACACTAAAGTTAGTGAAACCGACACCGAACATGCGGTTTCTCTAGAAGGCGCCGAAGAGTTTGCCCTGCAAGAGCAAAAGATTAAACAAGATGTAGAGAACTACCTGTTGGGCGTAATAGAAAGTGCTGCGGGCCAAACGGCCTTAGAGTACTATCAAGAACAGCACTTGGAATGGGATGCCGAAGCTTGGTTATACCAAGTATGGGGCAGCTACCATGCTCTGCCAGAAGAACAGCGTGACTACTTTGCGCTAGACCCCATTGAAGACCCACACCCAATCTTTAGCGGCAATCGGATTGTTCGCGATTTACAGGTATGGTTACGTTAA
- a CDS encoding DUF7281 domain-containing protein: protein MRLNKVQCNLLQKAYHSNVASINLGKKGTISSNWKTIINALDLSDWVYQNSLNLDFAKREELYQLSKDILGLDLNLDLHSSDRKLASQKAGDDKLAGIKPNDNFLLSKQLHHGSAPSLLFYSSDQLATRCPIDSLNLSLLDAVIVVENLLAFDAIEQFKLPTLPSNTLVVYRGDAQHSPKAVKTLINKLPSSVMLIAFTDFDPAGFLIAINTGHQIHALMPKLSPELIKQASSAAKRADFIKQYKQTEALDKNNEQLGGWLKHWNENKKIATSISQELMLNQNAKLELVAL from the coding sequence ATGAGGCTTAATAAAGTCCAATGTAATTTGCTACAAAAAGCCTACCACAGTAACGTAGCGAGTATTAACCTTGGCAAAAAAGGAACAATAAGCAGCAACTGGAAAACTATTATAAACGCTTTAGATCTTAGTGACTGGGTTTACCAAAACAGTCTAAATTTAGATTTTGCCAAACGAGAAGAATTATACCAGTTATCTAAGGATATTCTGGGGTTAGACTTAAATCTAGACTTACATAGCAGTGACCGAAAGCTTGCAAGCCAAAAAGCTGGTGATGATAAGTTAGCAGGTATTAAACCAAATGATAACTTCTTGCTAAGCAAGCAACTGCACCATGGCAGTGCTCCAAGCTTATTATTTTACTCTAGCGACCAATTAGCCACCCGATGTCCAATAGACTCGCTAAACCTAAGCCTGTTAGATGCAGTAATCGTGGTTGAAAACTTGCTAGCATTTGATGCAATTGAACAGTTCAAACTACCCACTCTACCTAGCAATACTCTAGTTGTGTATCGCGGCGATGCTCAGCACTCACCAAAAGCCGTAAAAACACTTATAAACAAACTACCCAGCTCTGTGATGCTAATAGCGTTTACAGATTTCGATCCTGCTGGCTTTTTGATCGCAATTAACACAGGGCACCAAATACATGCCCTAATGCCTAAGTTATCTCCTGAGTTAATCAAACAAGCTAGCTCAGCGGCAAAGAGAGCTGATTTTATAAAGCAATATAAACAAACTGAGGCATTAGATAAAAATAACGAGCAACTAGGTGGCTGGTTAAAACATTGGAACGAGAACAAAAAAATAGCCACTAGTATTAGCCAAGAACTCATGCTCAATCAAAATGCCAAATTAGAGCTAGTTGCTCTATAA
- a CDS encoding MaoC family dehydratase — protein sequence MKVVDFIKKKREMLAQNPFELKDWLSPAIRDHWIEFLNKAHDSQLVNWVREHQLSSNGEQQASFKETIELHPKAEALLEELSMQLGEEIHIGDWLNVTQERINQFADVTKDHQWLHTDPQRAAEESPFKTTIAHGFLTLSLLPALTESVDPDKPLYPSAKMMVNYGINQVRFPYPVKVNNRIRARTRLTKVIPIKRGLELVKEITVEIEGCRRPACVVESVVRLYF from the coding sequence ATGAAAGTAGTTGATTTTATTAAGAAAAAGCGTGAAATGCTAGCCCAAAACCCATTCGAACTAAAAGATTGGTTGTCTCCAGCTATTCGCGATCACTGGATTGAATTTCTAAATAAAGCCCATGATAGTCAATTAGTTAACTGGGTAAGAGAGCATCAATTAAGTTCCAATGGTGAGCAACAAGCCAGCTTTAAAGAAACCATAGAGCTACATCCTAAAGCTGAAGCCTTATTAGAAGAGCTGTCGATGCAGCTGGGTGAAGAGATTCACATTGGTGATTGGCTCAATGTTACCCAAGAGCGAATTAACCAATTTGCTGATGTCACTAAAGATCACCAATGGCTACATACCGATCCGCAGCGCGCCGCAGAAGAGTCTCCCTTTAAAACCACCATTGCCCATGGTTTTTTAACCTTGTCCTTATTGCCAGCACTTACCGAGAGTGTCGACCCAGACAAGCCACTTTATCCATCGGCAAAAATGATGGTGAATTACGGCATCAACCAAGTTCGTTTCCCTTATCCAGTTAAGGTAAATAACCGGATTAGAGCTCGCACCCGCTTAACCAAAGTGATCCCGATTAAGCGAGGCTTAGAGCTAGTAAAAGAAATTACCGTAGAAATTGAGGGCTGTCGTCGCCCAGCTTGTGTGGTGGAATCGGTGGTTCGTCTCTATTTTTAA
- a CDS encoding alpha/beta hydrolase-fold protein codes for MNTAHSHSISVQQHTHLDKPSYQYLLSQPSTLDSDKLYPLVLFLHGRGEIGGEIEMLLNFGPNSYLQHHHLDAICISPHVPEARDGWAIAELISLLDQIEQQFPIDKQRIYLSGLSMGGFGVTNLALAQPQRFAALSVLAAGDPNRLAPWSLNLPPRPVCEELYQRLNQLPIWLAHGLKDSVIPAEFSVELANKLGQMERQAQLQSTWYPQHEHNIWDDFYATNSFWTWLFEQTNPAPKSERQSLQDLSHLAGDYGNQHDYVSISYCEKQGLKLLCKDLQDNELSFTLYPVTKDLLFCEIGCLRFIEQAKHTQLALTRLTLLDKFELG; via the coding sequence GTGAACACAGCGCATTCTCATTCCATCTCTGTTCAGCAGCATACCCATTTAGATAAGCCTTCCTACCAGTATTTACTGAGTCAGCCAAGCACGCTCGATAGCGATAAGCTCTACCCTTTGGTGCTGTTTCTGCACGGTCGAGGGGAAATTGGCGGTGAAATAGAAATGCTGCTCAATTTTGGCCCCAATAGCTACTTACAACACCATCACCTAGACGCTATTTGTATTAGCCCACATGTACCAGAAGCCCGTGATGGCTGGGCTATAGCCGAGCTAATTAGCTTGCTCGATCAAATAGAGCAGCAGTTTCCTATCGATAAACAGCGAATTTATTTAAGCGGTTTAAGCATGGGCGGATTTGGGGTGACCAATTTAGCCTTAGCCCAGCCACAGCGTTTTGCAGCCTTAAGTGTATTGGCGGCGGGTGACCCAAATCGCTTGGCACCGTGGTCATTAAACTTACCGCCTCGCCCCGTTTGCGAAGAGCTATACCAACGCCTTAACCAGCTGCCAATTTGGTTAGCTCACGGCTTAAAAGACTCAGTAATTCCAGCAGAATTTTCGGTAGAGCTAGCAAATAAGCTCGGTCAAATGGAGCGTCAAGCTCAGCTACAAAGTACTTGGTATCCGCAGCATGAGCATAATATTTGGGATGATTTTTATGCCACCAATAGCTTTTGGACGTGGCTATTTGAACAAACTAATCCAGCACCTAAAAGTGAGCGACAAAGTTTGCAAGATTTAAGTCACCTCGCTGGTGACTACGGTAACCAGCATGACTATGTCAGCATTAGTTATTGTGAAAAGCAGGGGCTTAAGTTGCTCTGTAAAGATTTACAAGACAACGAGCTCAGCTTCACTCTTTATCCGGTGACCAAAGATCTACTGTTTTGTGAAATAGGTTGCTTACGCTTTATCGAGCAAGCCAAGCACACTCAGCTAGCCCTTACTCGCCTCACCCTACTAGATAAATTTGAGTTAGGTTAA
- a CDS encoding 5-carboxymethyl-2-hydroxymuconate Delta-isomerase encodes MPHCIVEYSQDLSEQITISDILAKAFNLLKNSGEFEPAAIKLRAIAYQDVLSGLDDHSFLHIRLHILSGRTTEQKLALTTALVEGLAAELPMVKSLSAEVLDIQRESYIKRIS; translated from the coding sequence ATGCCGCATTGTATTGTTGAATATTCTCAAGACTTGAGTGAGCAAATTACTATTAGTGATATCTTAGCTAAGGCTTTTAATTTACTGAAAAATAGCGGTGAATTTGAGCCCGCGGCAATTAAGCTGCGAGCCATTGCATATCAAGATGTATTGAGTGGTTTAGACGATCACAGCTTCTTACATATTCGTTTGCACATTCTTTCCGGAAGAACGACTGAGCAAAAGCTAGCCTTAACCACTGCGCTAGTAGAAGGATTAGCTGCAGAATTACCCATGGTTAAAAGTCTTAGCGCTGAAGTGTTAGATATTCAGCGCGAGAGCTACATAAAACGAATTAGTTAG
- a CDS encoding acetate uptake transporter: protein MSNTTTANPAPLGLMGFGMTTVLLNIHNAGFFPIDAMILAMGIFYGGLSQVIVGIMCFKRGDTFGTTAFTSYGLFWLTLVGLLVLPKMGLAEPSPHTFMGWYLALWGLFTAFMFVGSLRYPTAKQVVFGSLTILFALLALRDFTGSELIGTIAGYEGIFCGLSAIYFAMAQVLNAEYGRTILPVGRPMKFEDNSAPLKVAA from the coding sequence ATGAGCAATACTACTACCGCTAACCCAGCCCCACTTGGATTGATGGGTTTCGGTATGACTACCGTGTTATTAAACATTCACAATGCCGGATTTTTTCCAATTGATGCAATGATTTTGGCTATGGGCATTTTCTACGGTGGTTTATCTCAAGTAATTGTAGGGATTATGTGCTTCAAACGCGGTGATACTTTTGGTACTACTGCCTTTACCTCTTACGGCTTATTCTGGTTAACTCTAGTCGGTTTGTTGGTACTACCTAAAATGGGCTTAGCCGAGCCGAGCCCGCATACCTTTATGGGCTGGTATTTAGCACTTTGGGGCTTGTTCACTGCATTCATGTTTGTGGGCTCATTACGTTACCCAACAGCTAAACAAGTAGTATTCGGCAGCTTGACCATTTTGTTTGCGCTATTGGCACTGCGCGATTTCACTGGCAGTGAATTGATTGGCACTATTGCTGGCTACGAAGGCATCTTCTGTGGTCTGTCGGCTATCTATTTTGCAATGGCCCAAGTGCTTAATGCTGAATATGGCCGTACTATTTTGCCTGTTGGTCGTCCAATGAAGTTTGAAGACAACAGTGCGCCACTAAAAGTGGCTGCGTAA
- a CDS encoding DUF6279 family lipoprotein, whose amino-acid sequence MQMKPFRWILILILSGLLSACGMRFVYNNLNWLAYWYIDDYIEMNSEQKAAFKPMLKSWLVWHRHEQLPVYLAQLQLFHAQINSGISQQQLLEQVDAWQEHYRVLAGHVYLDVAQLAQTASSQQLSDFMAKLAEQREDSDRQQSHYDYRIEHISNSVERWLGDVSPKQQQVIEQLAKQLIDTRADWHNVQSRWQQYLAYSLSGQSKSENFEQEFYVLMVNSESLWPPGLSERFYHNRQLWAQGMSEILALANKQQKRHILAKIDAYIEDLQSLIEDNPQPAKPAVVAKLVKQLKFTQPLLVAHCCLQTSLDDQQAK is encoded by the coding sequence ATGCAAATGAAGCCTTTTAGATGGATACTGATATTGATACTCAGCGGCTTGCTGAGCGCCTGTGGTATGCGCTTTGTGTATAACAACCTTAACTGGCTGGCTTACTGGTACATCGATGATTACATCGAAATGAACAGCGAGCAAAAAGCAGCTTTTAAGCCCATGTTAAAAAGCTGGCTGGTATGGCATAGGCATGAACAGTTGCCGGTATACTTGGCCCAGCTACAGCTGTTTCATGCACAAATCAATAGTGGTATTAGCCAACAACAATTATTAGAGCAAGTTGACGCTTGGCAAGAGCATTATCGTGTATTGGCTGGTCATGTGTATCTTGATGTAGCGCAGCTCGCACAAACTGCTTCTTCGCAGCAGCTTTCAGATTTTATGGCTAAGCTAGCTGAGCAACGCGAAGATAGCGACCGTCAACAAAGCCATTATGATTACCGTATTGAACACATCTCTAACAGTGTTGAGCGCTGGCTTGGCGATGTATCACCTAAACAACAACAGGTGATAGAGCAGTTGGCTAAGCAGCTAATTGATACTCGCGCTGATTGGCATAACGTGCAAAGTCGCTGGCAGCAATATCTGGCTTATTCTCTAAGTGGACAAAGTAAGTCGGAAAATTTTGAGCAAGAATTTTATGTATTGATGGTGAATTCAGAATCACTCTGGCCGCCGGGCTTAAGCGAGCGTTTCTATCATAATCGGCAATTGTGGGCACAAGGCATGAGCGAAATATTAGCCCTGGCCAATAAACAACAAAAGCGTCATATCTTAGCTAAGATAGACGCTTATATTGAAGATCTTCAATCACTTATAGAAGACAATCCACAACCTGCAAAGCCAGCTGTGGTGGCAAAGCTAGTTAAGCAATTAAAGTTTACGCAGCCACTTTTAGTGGCGCACTGTTGTCTTCAAACTTCATTGGACGACCAACAGGCAAAATAG
- a CDS encoding SCO family protein, translating into MKYLAWIALIIVSGLAGVMSFQWFSADSSPKQAAVSNKVITTVPANLFKIASSDGRFTELNQNKQLYIAYFGFTHCPDVCPTSLAVLSAALQGISEPQRQQLQSLFVSVDPKRDDPETVSTYAGYFHPDIVGLSPQEGQLLGLTQSLGVYYKYVDIPDSQLEYSVDHNSFFYFLNAKGELLAKVPHTLDPQPLVAKIQQLLPQ; encoded by the coding sequence ATGAAATACCTAGCATGGATTGCTCTAATTATTGTTAGTGGATTAGCCGGAGTTATGAGTTTTCAATGGTTTTCTGCAGACTCTAGCCCTAAACAAGCAGCGGTAAGCAATAAGGTGATTACTACCGTACCGGCCAACTTGTTCAAAATAGCCAGCAGTGATGGGCGCTTTACCGAGTTAAACCAGAATAAGCAGCTTTATATCGCTTACTTTGGCTTTACCCATTGCCCAGACGTTTGCCCAACGTCTTTAGCGGTACTTAGCGCCGCTTTGCAAGGTATATCGGAGCCACAACGCCAGCAGCTTCAAAGCCTATTTGTAAGTGTTGATCCCAAACGTGATGACCCAGAAACCGTCAGCACCTATGCCGGCTATTTTCATCCTGATATTGTCGGGTTAAGCCCACAGGAAGGTCAGCTATTAGGCTTAACCCAAAGCTTGGGGGTATATTATAAGTATGTAGATATTCCCGACTCACAACTGGAATACAGCGTTGACCACAACTCATTTTTTTACTTCTTAAATGCTAAAGGCGAGTTACTAGCGAAGGTGCCACACACCCTAGACCCACAGCCTTTAGTAGCCAAAATTCAACAATTACTTCCCCAATAA
- a CDS encoding copper chaperone PCu(A)C: protein MRSILLALSLLFSFNLAANQAAITVSEAYARATPPNAPTSAIFLKMSNTSEQEVSLVSASTPAAGRVELHTMLMDGDVMQMRQVKQIEVASGKVVELKPGGLHLMLFDLQTKFAEGEELALKLVFSDGSQQQLTVPVKKVMHKMKHHH, encoded by the coding sequence ATGCGCTCAATCTTGCTCGCTCTCAGTCTTTTATTTAGCTTTAATCTGGCCGCCAATCAAGCCGCCATAACAGTAAGCGAGGCTTATGCGAGAGCCACTCCACCTAATGCGCCCACCAGCGCTATCTTCCTGAAAATGAGCAATACCAGTGAACAAGAGGTGAGCTTGGTATCTGCTAGCACGCCTGCGGCGGGTCGTGTGGAATTGCATACCATGTTAATGGACGGCGATGTGATGCAAATGCGCCAAGTTAAGCAAATAGAGGTCGCTTCGGGGAAAGTTGTAGAGTTAAAGCCTGGTGGTTTGCACCTAATGTTGTTTGACCTACAAACGAAATTTGCTGAGGGTGAAGAGCTAGCGTTAAAGCTGGTTTTTTCTGATGGCAGCCAGCAACAGCTCACTGTGCCAGTTAAAAAAGTAATGCACAAAATGAAGCACCATCACTAA
- a CDS encoding HD-GYP domain-containing protein, with amino-acid sequence MPSSMTSPKADIRTINIDALKEGMFVVSITSQTGKTSIAQSGRITQAKQVTVLKNKGVKVVNVDWSRSVFAEQDLDQKSTEISSSSSKPKKRSGESEKQAAKKLFNEAKSLQSKYFKQLQQGEPIDIEPMEKAAEGLIDSLENQSNAMLCLAKIRAKDKYLMEHSLNVGMLLAYFGRSLGLNKAKQKQLLMGGMLHDIGKINTPDEILHKPGKLTDDEFVIMREHVVHSHNILKAQEGISNIMLEIASNHHERLDGLGYPNQLKGDQLSAYTRMANIVDCYDALTADRVYKSGMPPTAAFRILLSGVGTQFDKVLVEKFIRCMGVYPVGTLVKLKSGKLGVVVERNELKPLQPVIKQVFNTLTNTHTEVKLLDLSKFSHEEIESSVSARDYGISLDRYLSE; translated from the coding sequence TTGCCAAGCAGTATGACCAGCCCTAAAGCCGATATAAGAACTATCAACATTGATGCCCTAAAAGAAGGTATGTTTGTTGTATCCATCACCAGCCAAACCGGCAAAACCAGCATTGCTCAATCTGGGCGTATTACTCAGGCGAAGCAAGTTACAGTTCTAAAGAATAAAGGGGTAAAAGTTGTAAATGTTGATTGGTCCAGAAGCGTATTTGCTGAACAGGACTTGGATCAAAAATCTACCGAAATAAGCAGCTCAAGTAGCAAACCCAAGAAGCGTAGCGGCGAAAGCGAAAAGCAAGCGGCAAAAAAGCTGTTTAATGAAGCTAAAAGTTTACAGTCGAAATACTTTAAGCAGTTACAACAAGGCGAACCCATTGATATTGAACCAATGGAGAAAGCTGCCGAAGGTTTAATTGATTCACTCGAAAACCAAAGCAACGCCATGTTGTGTTTGGCCAAAATTCGCGCCAAAGACAAATACCTAATGGAGCATTCTCTTAACGTGGGAATGCTACTGGCATATTTTGGGCGCTCGCTGGGCTTGAATAAAGCCAAACAAAAACAGCTGCTAATGGGCGGAATGCTGCACGATATTGGCAAAATCAATACGCCTGATGAAATCTTGCATAAACCCGGCAAACTTACTGACGACGAGTTTGTTATCATGCGAGAGCACGTGGTGCATAGCCATAATATTCTAAAGGCTCAAGAAGGCATTAGTAATATCATGCTGGAGATCGCCAGCAATCACCACGAGCGTTTAGATGGCCTTGGATACCCTAACCAATTAAAGGGCGACCAGTTATCTGCTTATACTCGTATGGCTAACATTGTTGATTGTTACGATGCACTGACCGCTGACCGAGTCTATAAAAGTGGCATGCCACCTACTGCTGCTTTCCGTATTTTACTCTCGGGTGTAGGCACGCAGTTTGATAAGGTATTAGTAGAAAAGTTTATCCGCTGTATGGGCGTGTACCCGGTTGGTACCTTGGTTAAATTGAAGTCTGGGAAATTGGGAGTGGTGGTAGAACGTAATGAGCTTAAACCTCTACAGCCAGTGATTAAGCAGGTTTTCAATACCCTAACCAATACCCACACTGAAGTGAAACTTCTCGATTTAAGTAAGTTCTCACATGAGGAAATAGAAAGCTCGGTATCGGCGCGTGACTACGGAATATCCTTAGACAGATACTTGTCTGAATAG
- a CDS encoding GAF domain-containing protein: MDVQQWLKDAAQTFDMQLGIISNIQDNRYVVLAAYSSLDLVRAGDEFPVDMTYCADVISQEKILAYQQVGAMTDMCLHPCYQAMHLESYIGIPLVKRGEIIGTLNFSSLEPKKQGFSDNDMDKIQMLANEYLKQADLAVD; the protein is encoded by the coding sequence ATGGACGTGCAACAGTGGTTGAAGGATGCAGCTCAAACTTTTGACATGCAACTGGGTATTATCAGCAATATTCAAGATAATCGTTATGTAGTGCTTGCAGCATACTCTAGCCTTGATTTAGTGCGCGCTGGGGATGAGTTTCCAGTAGACATGACCTACTGCGCTGACGTAATCAGTCAAGAAAAGATATTGGCTTATCAACAAGTAGGAGCGATGACTGATATGTGCTTGCACCCTTGTTATCAAGCAATGCATTTAGAAAGCTATATTGGTATTCCCTTAGTCAAGCGTGGTGAAATTATTGGAACACTTAATTTCTCCTCTTTAGAACCAAAGAAGCAAGGGTTCTCAGATAATGATATGGATAAAATTCAAATGCTAGCCAATGAGTACTTAAAACAGGCAGATTTAGCAGTTGATTAA
- a CDS encoding sterol desaturase family protein → MQTLELWRLVIFVGLLALFMLLELAWPRHQRSIPRSQRWPANLGLILLNSLCLKLVFPITTLAMASWAKHQQWGLFNQLELNAWFVAPICVVLLDLAIYWQHRLFHTLPWLWRIHRMHHVDPDYDVSLGLRFHPIEIILSMLIKLGLILLLGVPVLAVFLFEVILNAMAMFNHSNLKLPLRLDGILRKLVVTPDMHRVHHSQHYHEHNANYGFNLAIWDRIFGTYLAQPKDGHEKLKFGLSHWPNAKDNRQLKGLLSLPFRSANK, encoded by the coding sequence ATGCAAACACTCGAGCTTTGGCGTTTAGTAATTTTTGTAGGGCTATTGGCCCTTTTTATGCTGCTTGAGCTAGCTTGGCCAAGGCATCAGCGCAGCATTCCCCGCAGCCAACGCTGGCCGGCAAACTTGGGTTTAATTTTACTTAATAGCTTGTGTTTAAAGCTGGTATTTCCAATTACCACATTAGCTATGGCTAGCTGGGCTAAGCACCAGCAATGGGGTTTGTTTAATCAACTAGAACTAAACGCTTGGTTCGTCGCGCCTATTTGCGTTGTGCTGCTAGATTTAGCCATTTACTGGCAGCATAGGCTATTTCACACTCTTCCTTGGCTGTGGCGGATTCATCGCATGCATCATGTAGACCCTGATTACGACGTAAGCCTTGGGCTACGCTTTCACCCCATTGAAATAATCTTGTCGATGCTGATCAAGCTTGGGTTGATTTTGTTGTTAGGCGTACCGGTATTAGCGGTGTTTTTGTTTGAAGTGATACTCAACGCTATGGCGATGTTTAATCACAGCAACCTAAAGCTTCCTTTAAGGCTGGATGGCATATTAAGAAAACTAGTAGTGACTCCTGATATGCATCGAGTACATCACTCTCAGCACTATCATGAACACAACGCCAATTACGGTTTTAACCTGGCTATATGGGATAGGATATTTGGAACATATTTGGCTCAACCTAAAGATGGCCATGAGAAACTAAAATTTGGCTTAAGCCACTGGCCCAATGCTAAAGATAACCGCCAACTCAAAGGCTTGTTAAGCCTGCCGTTTCGCTCAGCTAATAAATAA
- a CDS encoding lysine exporter LysO family protein has protein sequence MYSSLLMILGALVVGYMIPVKHPSALVTIRRLSSWMLYLILFLMGYGLAFIDNLGQNIIQLFSQSAVLVGLLLIFNLSALYFVGRYLAMPTAEPIHKKSNNKLAMFKEPALLIALLLFGLVAGLAYQQQLPAQSVLAEYALILLIFCIGIELRSAGISVRQMLLNRRGLIIALVLVLSSLPAGAITAYLFDLPLNLGLAMSSGFGWYSLSGALLSKAATPLIGSTAFFADLSRELITLLLIPVLMQRSPAATIGYAGATAMDFSLPMLQRAGGNQLVPVAIASGFILSLLCPLMILLLVNFA, from the coding sequence ATGTATAGCAGCTTATTGATGATTTTAGGAGCATTAGTTGTCGGTTACATGATTCCCGTAAAACATCCCTCGGCCTTAGTTACCATTCGCCGACTAAGTAGCTGGATGCTCTACTTGATTCTCTTTTTGATGGGTTATGGTTTGGCCTTTATTGATAACCTTGGCCAAAACATTATTCAGCTATTTAGCCAAAGTGCTGTGTTAGTGGGTTTATTGCTTATCTTTAACCTGAGTGCGCTGTACTTTGTGGGTCGCTATTTGGCAATGCCAACCGCTGAACCGATACACAAAAAAAGTAATAACAAACTCGCTATGTTTAAAGAACCGGCTTTACTTATTGCTCTACTGTTATTCGGTTTAGTTGCGGGTCTGGCTTATCAACAGCAATTACCCGCTCAATCAGTATTGGCCGAATACGCGCTTATTCTGCTAATTTTTTGTATTGGTATCGAGCTACGCAGTGCTGGGATTAGTGTTCGCCAAATGCTACTTAACCGACGCGGCTTAATTATTGCCCTAGTTTTGGTACTGAGCTCATTGCCAGCAGGCGCCATTACTGCGTACTTGTTCGACTTACCACTAAACCTAGGTTTAGCCATGAGCAGCGGCTTTGGTTGGTATTCACTATCGGGTGCCTTGCTAAGTAAAGCAGCCACTCCGTTAATCGGCAGCACCGCCTTTTTTGCCGATTTAAGCCGTGAGCTAATCACCCTGCTACTAATCCCAGTTTTAATGCAACGCTCACCCGCTGCCACTATTGGTTATGCTGGGGCTACCGCAATGGACTTCTCTCTGCCTATGCTGCAGCGAGCAGGCGGCAACCAATTAGTACCGGTTGCCATCGCCAGTGGCTTTATTCTTAGCCTGCTCTGCCCGCTAATGATTTTATTGCTGGTTAACTTTGCTTAA